Proteins from a single region of Gemmatimonadota bacterium:
- a CDS encoding methyltransferase domain-containing protein translates to MSDAAAAQESLEGFLADEITRMYEEVAEHPEGEFHFYHGRAGAELFEYDAEDLDRAPAGAVASFAGVGNPHLRADIQPGETVLDLGSGAGLDAIIAAMRAGPSGTVIGVDLNPTMCRRAKVHAAESGANIECHEGRMEDIPVPDESVDIVISNGVINLSFRKRKVMEEMYRVLRPGGRMSVTDIVSGKQLSQAIVNDPKLWAS, encoded by the coding sequence TTGAGCGACGCAGCCGCCGCGCAGGAATCCCTCGAGGGGTTCCTGGCGGACGAGATCACCCGCATGTACGAAGAAGTGGCGGAGCACCCCGAGGGGGAGTTCCACTTCTACCACGGCCGCGCGGGAGCCGAGTTGTTCGAGTACGACGCGGAGGACCTCGACCGGGCCCCCGCCGGGGCGGTGGCTTCCTTCGCGGGGGTCGGCAACCCTCACCTGCGCGCGGACATCCAGCCGGGCGAGACCGTGCTGGACCTGGGCAGCGGCGCCGGTCTGGACGCGATCATCGCCGCGATGAGAGCGGGGCCGAGCGGAACCGTCATCGGGGTCGACTTGAACCCCACCATGTGCCGACGCGCCAAGGTCCACGCCGCCGAATCGGGCGCCAACATTGAGTGCCACGAGGGGCGCATGGAGGACATCCCCGTCCCCGATGAGTCGGTCGACATCGTGATCTCCAACGGCGTCATCAACCTGTCCTTCCGCAAGCGCAAGGTGATGGAAGAGATGTACCGGGTGCTGCGCCCGGGCGGCCGCATGTCCGTCACCGACATCGTGAGCGGGAAGCAGCTCTCCCAGGCGATCGTCAACGACCCCAAGCTCTGGGCCTCCTGA